The Thunnus albacares chromosome 21, fThuAlb1.1, whole genome shotgun sequence genome window below encodes:
- the spag6 gene encoding sperm-associated antigen 6, whose translation MSQRQIIQAFEQYQKSRMQFVQTVADLAARPQNIEILQNAGVMSMLRPLMLDVVPSIQQTAALALGRLADHSDDLAEAVVKEDILPQLIHSLASQNRFYKKAAAFVLRAVAKHSPELSQAVVARGGVDALVLCLEEFDPGVKEAAAWALGYIARHNALLSQSVVDAGAVPLLVLCLLEPEMALKRIAASTLSDIAKHTPELAQTVVETGAIAHLAQMILNPDAKLKRQVFSALSQISKHSVSLAEMVIEAEIFPAAVACLRDPDEYVRKNVTTLMREVVKHTPELSQVIVNCGGMAAVIDYLGDCHGNLRLPGIMMLGYVAAHSESLAMAVILSKGVPQLGLCLSEEAEHHIKAATAWSIGQIGHHTPEHAKAVATANLLPKLLQLYMDASSSEDLQIKSKKALKNILQKCTYLPALEPLLYDAPSNILKHVVCQFSKVLPHDSKARRLFVTSGGLKKVQEIKAEPGTPLQEYINSINSCFPEEIVRYYSPGYSDILLERLENYQPA comes from the exons ATGAGTCAACGGCAGATCATTCAAG CTTTTGAGCAGTATCAAAAATCGAGGATGCAGTTCGTGCAAACTGTCGCTGATCTGGCAGCCAGGCCACAAAACATAGAAATCCTTCAAAATGCCG GTGTGATGTCCATGCTGCGTCCCTTGATGTTGGATGTTGTTCCCAGCATCCAGCAGACGGCAGCTCTGGCTCTGGGCCGCCTGGCAGACCACAGTGACGACCTGGCCGAGGCTGTGGTGAAGGAGGACATCCTGCCCCAGCTGATCCACTCTCTGGCCTCGCAGAAT aGGTTCTATAAGAAGGCAGCAGCGTTTGTGCTTCGTGCAGTGGCCAAACACTCCCCTGAGCTGTCCCAGGCAGTGGTGGCTAGAGGGGGGGTGGACGCCCTGGTTCTCTGCCTGGAGGAGTTTGACCCCGGGGTGAAGGAGGCTGCCGCCTGGGCTCTGGGCTACATCGCACGACACAATGCAC TGTTGTCACAGTCGGTGGTGGATGCAGGCGCCGTCCCCCTGCTGGTGTTGTGTCTTCTGGAGCCTGAGATGGCTCTCAAACGCATCGCAGCTTCCACTCTCAGTGACATtgccaaacacacaccagaGCTGGCCCAGACTGTGGTTGAAACCGGTGCCATCGCACATCTGGCACAGATGATCCTCAATCCAGATGCTAAACTCAAG AGGCAGGTGTTCTCGGCCCTCAGCCAGATCAGCAAGCACTCAGTCAGCCTGGCAGAGATGGTGATAGAGGCTGAGATCTTCCCCGCAGCAGTGGCGTGCCTCAGAGACCCGGATGAGTACGTCAGGAAAAACGTCACCACCCTGATGAGGGAGGtggtcaaacacacaccagaG ctgTCCCAAGTGATTGTGAATTGTGGCGGCATGGCAGCAGTGATCGACTATCTGGGTGATTGCCATGGAAACCTGCGCCTGCCGGGGATCATGATGCTGGGATACGTGGCAGCTCACAGTGAGAGCCTTGCCATGGCTGTTATTCTCtccaag GGGGTGCCCCAGCTGGGCCTGTGTCTGTCAGAGGAGGCTGAGCATCACATCAAGGCGGCCACAGCCTGGTCCATCGGCCAGATAGGCCATCACACGCCTGAGCACGCCAAGGCTGTGGCCACAGCCAACCTGCTTCccaagctgctgcagctctacaTGGACGCCAGCAGCTCAGAGGACCTGCAGATCAAA AGTAAGAAGGCTCTGAAGAACATCTTGCAGAAGTGTACCTACCTGCCTGCTCTGGAGCCCCTCCTCTATGATGCTCCCAGCAACATCCTCAAACACGTTGTCTGTCAGTTCAGCAAG GTGCTGCCTCATGACAGCAAGGCTCGCCGTCTGTTTGTGACCAGCGGGGGACTAAAGAAAGTGCAGGAGATCAAGGCTGAGCCCGGCACCCCTCTGCAGGAGTACATCAACTCTATCAACAGCTGTTTCCCTGAAGAGATAGTCAG GTACTACTCTCCTGGCTACTCAGACATCTTGTTGGAGCGGTTAGAGAACTACCAGCCAGCCTGA